ATCAGGCAGATATTATCGATTGCCTCGCAAGCAATGTGGTGCAATCATAATACCAAACTGCAACTATCGCCTCATCAATACTATCGAGAAGGGATGCATCGTGCCCAAACCATTCAAAGTTGAATCACGCCACTGGATGCTTATTGCCGCTTTGGCGCTGGCGGCCTACGCCAGCTACACCTTGATTGAGCCCTACATCGGCCCTATCGTGATGGCCTTCATCATATCGCTGCTCTACTACCCGCTGCATGTCAAGCTGGACAGGTTGATGCCTCGCTCGCCCAACCTGTCATCGGTACTGTCTTGTACCTTACTGACCTTCATCATCGTGATCCCGATGCTGGTGGTCTTCAGCTCGATCATCCACCAGGGGACGACCTTTTCCAAAGAGAGCTATACCTGGCTAACCTCCGGCGGTGTTCAGGAAGTATTGGCCCACCCATCCGTAGTCAAGCTTCTGGCCCTTATCGAGAAATACTCCCCGTTCGAGCCACTCGATACCCAAGCGGTGATCCAGAAAGTGGCGACGGCATCGTCAAAGTTCGGCGCCCAGCTGCTCAACGTCAGTGCCCGGTTATTGGGTGATGCCACCAACTTCCTGATCAATTTCATGCTAATGCTGTTCGTGTTGTTCTTCCTGCTCCGCGACCACGACAAGATCGTCCAAACCATCAGGCATGTACTGCCGCTCTCGCGCAGCCAGGAAGATGCGGTACTCAATGAAGTCGAGCAGGTCGCCAAGTCTGCTGTCCTAGGCTCATTCCTTACCGCTCTCGCCCAAGGCTTTGCCGGTGGTTTTGCCATGTGGCTGGCTGGCTTTCAGGGGCTGTTCTGGGGCTCGATGATGGCCTTTGCCTCGCTGATCCCCGTGGTCGGCACCGCGCTGATCTGGCTACCGGCCAGTATCTACCTACTGCTGATTGGTAAATGGGAATGGGCCCTGTTCCTGGTTGGCTGGGGCGCCATTGTCGTCGGCTCGATAGACAACTTCCTGCGACCGCTGCTGATGCAGGGCAGCTCTGGCATGAGTACGCTACTGATCTTCTTCTCCATTATCGGTGGTCTGCATGTCTTTGGCCTGATTGGCCTGCTCTACGGCCCCATCATCTTCGCCGTCACCCTGGTACTGTTCAAGCTCTACGAAACCGAATTCCAGGACTTCCTGCAACACCAGGACCATCACTGATGAGATTGGCCGGGGGCCCTTCCCCGGCCCGACTTTTCTTATCGACGAATTTGTGGAACAATTCGCGCCCCAATACAGCTTTCATCCATTCTTGAGGTCGTTATGTCATACAGTGCTGCTAGCCAGGTTGCCGCCCGCCAGCTGGAATTTTTTGAAAACCGCAAGGTCCTAGTGGCCGGCGAACTTGATGACACCTTTCCAACTGAGCTCTCGCAGACCGCCTCGTCGGTAACGATCTTTACCACCAACTTTGGCTATGCCCGCCGCATGTCTTCCCACGACAGCGTTCACACCGTGTTTGGTGCCGAATTCAGCGAAGAAGCCGATATCGATATGATCTTGCTGTATTGGCCGAAAGCCAAAGCCGAGGCGGAATATCTGCTGGCCATGTTACTGGCTAAGTTTGGCCCGGAAACCGAAATCTGCGTGGTCGGCGAAAACCGCAGCGGTGTCCGCAGCGCAGAAAAAATGTTTGCCCCTTACGGCAAGCTGACCAAGTACGACTCGGCCCGACGCTGCAGCTTCTTCTGGGGACGCTGTGACAAGCCGGCACCGGCCTTCGACATCAACGACTGGTTCCGCAGCTACCCGCTGAATATCGCGGGTGCCGAGCTGACTATCCGCTCACTGCCGGGCGTATTTAGTCACGGTGAATTCGACCAAGGCTCCAAGCTGTTGCTTGATACCCTGCCCGCCCTGACAGGCCGCGTACTGGACTTCGGTTGCGGTGCCGGTGTGATTGGTGCCGTGATGAAGACCAACAACCCGTCTATCGAGCTGGAGCTTTGTGATATCAGTGCCTTGGCGATTGCCTCAGCCGAAGAGACATTCCGGGTCAACCAACTTGAGGGGACCTTTACGGCAACCGACGTCTATGCCGCGCTGCAAGGCCCGTACGATTACCTGATCAGCAACCCTCCGTTCCATGCCGGGCTGAAAACCTTCTATGCGGCGACCGAAGATTTTATCGCTCAAGCACCGCAATACCTGCGCAGCGAAGGACAGTTGATCATCGTAGCCAATAGTTTTCTGCGCTATCCACCACTGATTGAGGATAGCCTCGGCAGCTGCGAAACCATCGCCAAGAACAACAAGTTCAGCATTTACGCCGCGAAAAAATAACGGCTAACCAAACAACCACAAGGCCGGCCTCCCCGGCCTTTGCCCACATTCCAAGACAAAACGGCGAAATATGGGCAATAACCTTGTCATTCACAACCTCACCAGCGCCAAATCTGTGTGTCGGCACACGCTTCCGCATCCACTTTCTTGCTTCAGCGAAAAAACACAGTATAACTGAACGTTATGGTGAATATTCCGTACCAGTAACCGTTGACTCCGTCAATTTACCGGTCACCACCAGCAATCATTTCATTATAAATCAAGGCTATAGATGAGCCTTGTTCACAGCTTGTCTCACAGGTAATTTCAGGCACTGGCATGCAGCAGACTACCCGTTTAAAGCGTCTCCAGCACACCTTAATGCTGGCTTTTTTAGTTTTGAGTATTACCCCGTTAATACTGTCGGCCCTCTTCTTCCTGAACTCACATACCAAGGATCTGTCTGAGCAGAGCACGAATCACCTTGCCTCCCTGCTCGACAACAAGAAGAAACAACTCAACAACTTCTTTGCCAGCCGGGAATCAGAGGTACAAAGTTTTGCCCGCTCCGAACTGGCCAATGCCAGCGGAGGGCGTTTTTATGGCCTGGTCGGTGCTTACCACCAGCTCGGCGATATCTCCGAGGTGCTCCGCAATACCGGCAGGAGCCGCTACTACACCGAAACCTTGATCAACAAGTCAGCCGGCGAACAGGATACCGGCAACTATATAGGTCACGAGCGCTACCGGCTGATGTACAAACGCTACAACTGGGCCTACGAAGAGTACCTCAAGCGCTCAAGCTTCAGTGACATTCTACTGGTTGATATCAGCGGGAATATTGTCTATGCCGCCAATAGCCCTGACATCTTCGGCATTAACCTTCCGCAATCAGCCCAGACATACCCGGCACTAAGCCAAACGTTCTCAGCAATCCAGAAAAAAACCGAACGTTCAGAAGGGGAAACCGATCAAGTACCGGTTACCTTTACCGACTTTAGCCAATCACAAGGCGAAGCGGATCTTGCCGCGTGGTTTGCCGCCCCAATCATCCAGCAAGGCTATTTGCACAGCTACGTGTTCTTCAAGCTGAGCAACCAATCAATCCGCGACTTCCTTAGTGATACCGGCAATAACTCCTATTCGGTCCAAACTCTGCTGGTAGGCCAAGACCACCGCTCCAGACTGCCGACCTCCAGTAATGATCCTGCCTCTTTTTCCAGTAGCAGTATCAACCGTGCCCTTGAGGGAGACAGCGGCGTCGGCAGCTTCGCCAACTTCAACGGTGTTCCCGTGCTCAGTGCCTTTGCCCCGCTCACCATTATGGATAGCCCCTGGGCGCTGGTGGTCGAGCTGCCAGAAGAAGAAGCCTTCGCCCGTATCCGCCAGCTAGAGGTGATCTTCTTTGTTGCCATGCTGACGGCCATTGTGCTGGTCATTATCGCCTCGCACTGGCTGTCGAACTCCATCACCGCCCCCCTGCTGCGTCTCACCTGGGCTGCGGAACAAGTCTCGGCCGGTGACATGGACCAAAAGATCGAGGGCATCGAGCGCTGTGATGAAATTGGTCGTCTGGCGATCAGCTTTGCCCGGATGCAGTCCTCGGTGAGGGAAAAAATGACCCTGATCCGCGAGCAAAACAACGAGCTGGAGCAGAGTATCCAGATCATCCAGCAGAAAAACAAAGAGCTGCAGACCGCCGATAAACTCAAGGATGAATTCCTGGCGACCACATCCCATGAACTGCGTACCCCGCTCCATGGCATGGTTGGGATTGCCGAGTCGCTGCTGGCCGGCGCCAACGGCCCAGTCCAGCATTCGCAACGCCGCCAGCTTGAAGTGATGATCAACAGCGGCCAGCGACTGACCAACCTGGTAGATGATCTGCTCGACTACCACAAGATGCGTTACGGCGATCTCGATATCCAGAAACAAGCGGTGGATGTTGCCTCTGCCGCTAGGTTAGTGCTGGAGCTCTCCGGCCACCTACTTGGCAGCAAACCGGTACGTATCATCAACCAGATCCCCAATGACTTGCCACTGGTCCAGGGCGATGAGCAGCGACTGGAGCAGGTTCTCTACAATTTGGTCGGCAACGCCATTAAGTATACCTCGGAAGGAAAAATCATTCTTTCCGCCACCATCCTGGAGTCCCAGCTGCGCATTCAGGTGGTCGATACCGGCCAGGGGATCCCGGCCGAACAGCTGGAATATATCTTCGAGCCACTGATCCAGGCCAACACCCAGTCGGCCAACTACCGCCAAGGCTCCGGCCTAGGCCTGTCAATCAGCCGCCAGCTCATCGAGCTGATGGGAGGCCGGCTGTATGTCAGCAGCCAGCCGATGATCGGCACCACTTTCAGCTTTACCCTCAACCTCGCTTCCGATGCCGATATTGCCAGCAGCGAGCTATCCAACCGCAGCAACCACTTCCAGATCCCCTCCGTGGAAGCCCAGGCCTACGAGCTGGAGCATATCGAGGAAAACCCCGATGGCGAACTGCTGCTCATTGTTGACGATGAACCGGTGAACCTGCAGGTGCTTCACAACTTCCTCCGACTCGAGGGATACCGGGTGATCACCGCGGAAAGCGGCCTGCAGGCGCTGAAACTAGTCGAGAGCCACCAGCCGGCACTGATGTTGCTGGATATTATGATGCCGGAAATGTCAGGGTATGAAGTGTGCGAACAATTACGCCAGCGCTACAATATGCTGGATCTCCCGATCATCATGCTGTCGGCTCTCGGGCAGGTACAGGATAGGATCCGGGGCTTCGAGTCCGGAGCCAATGATTACCTCACCAAGCCGTTCAACAAAGAGGAGCTGACAGCAAGGATCGGTGCCCACCTCAAAGCCGGGCAAACCGAGCGCCAGCTCAAGGAAAACCAGCGCCTCGCCGAAGAAATCGAGCGCCGGGAGCAAGTGGAAAACAGCCTGCTGGAAACCCAAAACCGCCTACTTGGCTTGCTGGAGTCCTCCAACGAGGCGATTCTCTGCGTTCAGGGCGGAGGGCGGATACGCTATGCCAATGCCGCGGCTGGCAAGCTCTTCAACCGCTCGCCGGAGCAGGTTGAGCGTCACCATATCGAAGATATCCTGGCGACTCACCTTCCCCAGGATATCAGCCAAAGTCACCACTTCCACGGCAGCTTGATGTTCCGGATCGGCGATAGCCTCCAGTCCCTCGATACCGATGTCATCAACCTCCCCGAAGAGTCGGGGCTACAGAGGATGTTTATCTTCGATAACCAAGGCCAAACCAGCAGCCACCGTATAGAGGTGCTCGAAAATGCCGTCGAAGTGCTGTCAGGATTCGCCTTCAACCGTAATAAGGAGAGTTTGCAAAAGCTACGCCACCTAGGTGACGAGTTCTGCTCCCTGGCAGACAAGCTCGAGGGCAACAGTAAAAGCAAAAGCGATACCCTGCGGGAGCTGCTGGTCGACATCATGAAAGCCACCCTCAAGCACTGGGAAGAGTCGACCCAAAAAACCAAGTTCGAACTGGCAGAGGAAAGTGGCCTATGGCGGGTCTATCTCGACCGTAGCACCCTGCAGACCCGCACGCTGGATAAATATCTGCATTTGGAAACCCTGCCGAAAACGCCCCGCTGGCGTACCGTGCTCAGTACTATCGATTTTGTCCTTGAACGCAGTCCTTGCAGCACCTCGGCCCATAGCGAGCTGCTGGCAATGAAGGAGCAGCTACAGCACATTATCAATCAGTAGCGCGGAACTATCCTCGAAAAAGCCTGCCTAGTGCAGGCTTTTTTTTGACTCAAATTATCCCTTTAAAAGTGCCAAAACAGCCGGGCAACGGACCGAAACAGTGGCCAAAAACTCCGCAACTCTAGCCATATGATGCGTCAAACCCAGCTGTTCCGATGAAAACTTTCAGTTTATGAGAAGGTAATCACAACAAAGTCTCCGCATAAATTTTCCGCAAGGAATTAAGCTATTTTTTTCCGCCGTTACATTCCCACCGAAACCACCCGAACGTAAATTATTGTTTTATAGTAACTTAACTAGACATGGTGATTATTGACTAATGAAACAGAAAAATAAAAAACGCGACCTCCCGCACACCTCCGTCGAGGGCGGGCGCTGGATCACAGTCCGTTATTAACGTTTTTTACGGAGGGAAGCGTGAATTTAACGTTTTTGACGGGCAGCCTGATTGACCGTTTTGTTAATCCGGAGTTTCCTTAAGGCACACAGAGCCTACAAGGCCATTTGTTCAGGTGCGTTACTCAACTTGAACAAAGTAGGTTCTTCCTCCCCGTGCATACGGGGCTTTTTCCATAAGTGAAACTAAGAGCAAAGAGTAAGGAACAGCTATGCTTGCCAATATAAAGAAAACCCAGTTAGCGCTAGCCGTTGTCGCAGCCGCTTCAACTATGTTAACCGCCCCAGTGGCGTCAGCTGCAGAGCGCAGCGAGCTAACCATGGTGCCTAAGTTCTACCCAACCTTTGTACGTAACTTTAACCCTTACCTACAGACTCAGCTGGATACCACCTATGACTTCATCTTCGAACCATTGGTTGTTTTCAATGAGCTGAAGGGCAACGAGCCGGTCATGCGTTTGGCAAAAGACTACTACATGTCTGATGACCTGATGCAAGTAACCTTCGAAATCCGTGATGGCGTAAAATGGTCTGACGGCAAAACCTTTACCGCCAAAGATGTTGCCTTCACCTTCGAACTACTGAAAAAACACCCAGAGCTTGACCGCACTGGTATCAATGCCCGCCTGAAAGGTGTCCAAGCGAAAGGCGACAAAGTGACCTTCAGCTTAAATGAAGCGAACTCGAATGTTCCTTACCTGATCTCCAAAGTTGCAGTGGTTCCAGAGCACATCTGGAGCAAGGTGGACGATCCTACACGCTTTACCAATGAAAACCCTGTCGGTACCGGTCCGTTTACAGAAATCGATACCTTTACCCCTCAGCTATACACCCAGTGCCGTAACCCGAACTACTGGGACAACGCCAACCTAGACGTGGACTGTCTGCGCCTGCCGCAGGTGGGTGGCAACGACCAATTCCTTGGCCAGGTACTGAGCGGCCAGTTTGACTGGACATACGCGTTCATTCCGGATGTAGACAGCACCTACGCCGCCGCTAGCCCGAACAACAAGTACTGGTACCCTGCCGGTGGTACTCAGGCATTCATGCTGAACTACAATACGCCGAACAAGGGCAACCACGAAGCCATCAACAACATTGACTTCCGCCGTGCCTTCTCAATGGCGATCGACCGCGAAACGATCATCGATATCGCCTTCTACGGCGGCGGTGTGGTGAATGACTACGCATCAGGCCTGGGCCAGGCATTTGCTTCATGGTCCGACAATGCGGTCTACGAGCAATACAAGCCATACATGACCTACAACGTTGCTAACGCCAAGGCCCTTTTGAAGAAAGCAGGCTTCAAAGACACCAATGGTGATGGCTATGTTGAAACCCCGACCGGCAAGAACATTGAGCTGACTATCCAGTCGCCTAACGGTTGGACCGACTTCAACAATACCGTACAGCTCAGCGTTGAAATGCTTCAGGAAGTGGGCATCAAGGCCAAGGCCAGCACCCCGGACTTCTCGGTATACAACCAGGCGATGCTAGATGCGACGTATGATGTGGCGTACACCAACTACTTCCACGGTGCGGATCCTTACACCTACTGGGATAGTGCTTACCACTCTCGCTTCCAGGCCAACGAAGGCATGCCTCGCTTCGCGCTGCACTACTGGCAGAGCAAGGAGCTAGATAGCTTACTGGCTGGTTTCTACAAGACGGCAGATCGCGATGAGCAGGTGAAAATGGCTCACGCTATCCAGAAGATCATTGCAGAGAACCAGGTAACCATCCCAGTCATGTCTGGTGCCTACACCTCGCAGTACAACACTTCACGCTTTACCGGTTGGTGGAACGAGAACAACCCGAAAGGGCGTCCAATGCCAATCACCAACACC
This Photobacterium gaetbulicola Gung47 DNA region includes the following protein-coding sequences:
- a CDS encoding putative permease (COG0628) translates to MPKPFKVESRHWMLIAALALAAYASYTLIEPYIGPIVMAFIISLLYYPLHVKLDRLMPRSPNLSSVLSCTLLTFIIVIPMLVVFSSIIHQGTTFSKESYTWLTSGGVQEVLAHPSVVKLLALIEKYSPFEPLDTQAVIQKVATASSKFGAQLLNVSARLLGDATNFLINFMLMLFVLFFLLRDHDKIVQTIRHVLPLSRSQEDAVLNEVEQVAKSAVLGSFLTALAQGFAGGFAMWLAGFQGLFWGSMMAFASLIPVVGTALIWLPASIYLLLIGKWEWALFLVGWGAIVVGSIDNFLRPLLMQGSSGMSTLLIFFSIIGGLHVFGLIGLLYGPIIFAVTLVLFKLYETEFQDFLQHQDHH
- a CDS encoding hypothetical protein (COG2813), whose amino-acid sequence is MSYSAASQVAARQLEFFENRKVLVAGELDDTFPTELSQTASSVTIFTTNFGYARRMSSHDSVHTVFGAEFSEEADIDMILLYWPKAKAEAEYLLAMLLAKFGPETEICVVGENRSGVRSAEKMFAPYGKLTKYDSARRCSFFWGRCDKPAPAFDINDWFRSYPLNIAGAELTIRSLPGVFSHGEFDQGSKLLLDTLPALTGRVLDFGCGAGVIGAVMKTNNPSIELELCDISALAIASAEETFRVNQLEGTFTATDVYAALQGPYDYLISNPPFHAGLKTFYAATEDFIAQAPQYLRSEGQLIIVANSFLRYPPLIEDSLGSCETIAKNNKFSIYAAKK
- a CDS encoding sensory box sensor histidine kinase/response regulator (COG0642,COG0784), translated to MQQTTRLKRLQHTLMLAFLVLSITPLILSALFFLNSHTKDLSEQSTNHLASLLDNKKKQLNNFFASRESEVQSFARSELANASGGRFYGLVGAYHQLGDISEVLRNTGRSRYYTETLINKSAGEQDTGNYIGHERYRLMYKRYNWAYEEYLKRSSFSDILLVDISGNIVYAANSPDIFGINLPQSAQTYPALSQTFSAIQKKTERSEGETDQVPVTFTDFSQSQGEADLAAWFAAPIIQQGYLHSYVFFKLSNQSIRDFLSDTGNNSYSVQTLLVGQDHRSRLPTSSNDPASFSSSSINRALEGDSGVGSFANFNGVPVLSAFAPLTIMDSPWALVVELPEEEAFARIRQLEVIFFVAMLTAIVLVIIASHWLSNSITAPLLRLTWAAEQVSAGDMDQKIEGIERCDEIGRLAISFARMQSSVREKMTLIREQNNELEQSIQIIQQKNKELQTADKLKDEFLATTSHELRTPLHGMVGIAESLLAGANGPVQHSQRRQLEVMINSGQRLTNLVDDLLDYHKMRYGDLDIQKQAVDVASAARLVLELSGHLLGSKPVRIINQIPNDLPLVQGDEQRLEQVLYNLVGNAIKYTSEGKIILSATILESQLRIQVVDTGQGIPAEQLEYIFEPLIQANTQSANYRQGSGLGLSISRQLIELMGGRLYVSSQPMIGTTFSFTLNLASDADIASSELSNRSNHFQIPSVEAQAYELEHIEENPDGELLLIVDDEPVNLQVLHNFLRLEGYRVITAESGLQALKLVESHQPALMLLDIMMPEMSGYEVCEQLRQRYNMLDLPIIMLSALGQVQDRIRGFESGANDYLTKPFNKEELTARIGAHLKAGQTERQLKENQRLAEEIERREQVENSLLETQNRLLGLLESSNEAILCVQGGGRIRYANAAAGKLFNRSPEQVERHHIEDILATHLPQDISQSHHFHGSLMFRIGDSLQSLDTDVINLPEESGLQRMFIFDNQGQTSSHRIEVLENAVEVLSGFAFNRNKESLQKLRHLGDEFCSLADKLEGNSKSKSDTLRELLVDIMKATLKHWEESTQKTKFELAEESGLWRVYLDRSTLQTRTLDKYLHLETLPKTPRWRTVLSTIDFVLERSPCSTSAHSELLAMKEQLQHIINQ
- a CDS encoding putative peptide ABC transporter, periplasmicpeptide-binding protein (COG0747), giving the protein MLANIKKTQLALAVVAAASTMLTAPVASAAERSELTMVPKFYPTFVRNFNPYLQTQLDTTYDFIFEPLVVFNELKGNEPVMRLAKDYYMSDDLMQVTFEIRDGVKWSDGKTFTAKDVAFTFELLKKHPELDRTGINARLKGVQAKGDKVTFSLNEANSNVPYLISKVAVVPEHIWSKVDDPTRFTNENPVGTGPFTEIDTFTPQLYTQCRNPNYWDNANLDVDCLRLPQVGGNDQFLGQVLSGQFDWTYAFIPDVDSTYAAASPNNKYWYPAGGTQAFMLNYNTPNKGNHEAINNIDFRRAFSMAIDRETIIDIAFYGGGVVNDYASGLGQAFASWSDNAVYEQYKPYMTYNVANAKALLKKAGFKDTNGDGYVETPTGKNIELTIQSPNGWTDFNNTVQLSVEMLQEVGIKAKASTPDFSVYNQAMLDATYDVAYTNYFHGADPYTYWDSAYHSRFQANEGMPRFALHYWQSKELDSLLAGFYKTADRDEQVKMAHAIQKIIAENQVTIPVMSGAYTSQYNTSRFTGWWNENNPKGRPMPITNTQERLLQVLDLKPKS